The window CGGAGGACCTCCAGGAGTACGCCGGTCTCACCACGACAACCATCACATGCAAGCAACACATCACGCTCAGCTCGGCCAGCATGGATCTAATTCGATGGGCTCTTGAGGGTACCTTTGGCGCGATCGAGGAGGTCGGAAACCAGGTTAAGAAAACCGAGAGCGACTCGGAAGATTCCAAGCCCAAACAGGAGGCtgccgacgaggaaatcCCGATGGAAACCACACAGACCTTCCTCGTGATGGGCTGTGTCAttctccgccaccacccacGAACCCGCGAGGTTGAACTGGAATGGGAAGGGAACATGATGAACGACGGTGTCGCCGACGCTGTCATGGCTGTTCTTCTCACCGTCGAGAGCAGTCCAGCCTCCGTGAAACGTACGTGACCTCTTTATCAAATTCCGACAAGATGCTAACCATTCTTTAGAATCCGCAAAAGACaagcatcaccaccatcatcatggcgatgatgacatcGCCGTTCCCCCGAACCCCCATTCCCGGCTTTCACCCGACGAACGACTGACACGCCTtctgatgatgctggaagCGCAATTCGGCTCGAGCATTGCCCCCATCGAACGCCCAAGGGTCCCAACCGAGCTCGTGAACGGCACGCTAGAAAATGGCGACGCAGACCAAACGACAGATCCCGAGCGATTGGCGGATATCGAGTCTGCAGAACTTGATCGGCTTCACGCTTTGGGTATCCCCGTCCCCGGCCTTGAGATCCAAGTGGACCAGCACGTGGCTCGTGTTTGGCTTGAGAACCTGGAGGTGGAGTGCGCCAATGCTATCCTGCGGGATCGTGTCCGTGTCGTTGTCGAGCGGGCTGTTGAGACGGTTGCGGGACTGTGGGTTGAGGACTCGATGCCCCgggaggtggcggcgccCAATGGCTCtgccgaggagcagatggaggTCGACGTGAAACAGGCGACTGCCATTGAGGCCAAGGGTTGATTGGGGGTGCATCTGTACAATAATGGCTAGTTACTCTCGAATGGATCTGAGATGACTTTATGGGCATTCTGCGGAGACAAATTGTGTAGTAGATTGATTCTTGAATTACTCGAAGAAACTCGCGATATATATTTAAAAAGGGCTAGATTCAAATTGACATGTCGTTGATCAAGAGTGGGAGGTTCTGTAGCTATTCTTTTGACATCCCCAAGTCCGCAAAAACAGCATCTAGTACTCTAGCCGTCACATCGACAATCGTATCGATCTCTTCCTTAGACACGTTGTAGGGCGGAGACAATATGACATGGTCACCACGGACGCCATCCGCAGTGCCAGCGCAACCATATAGCGAGATCGCATACTCCGGCCGCAGACCTTTCTCCTGAATCAAGAACGACAGACGCGTCTCGGTATCGAATGGTTCTTTCGTATCCTTGTCCTTGACAAATTCAAGCTGGAAACGCAGCGTCAGCAATCTCTCCCATCAAAGCGTCTCTATTGATAGATGCATATGCATTTCTACTCACCCCCCAAAACAGCGCCTTCCCTCGAATATCGCCCACATACGGATGCCCTCCCAACTGGCTCCGCAGCCGCTCTTCAAAATAAGAGCCCATGTCCCGCACATTCTGCAGCAGCCCTTCCTCTTGGACGGTCTTCTGCACCGCCAACGCAGTCGCACACGAGAGCGCATGGCCCTGATAGGTCTGTCCGTGTCGGAAAGCGCCCGTGCCTTTGTCGATGGTCTGCACGACATGATCGGCGATCAAAACCCCCGAGACAGGCGCGTACCCTCCACCCAGACCCTTGCCAATGGCTAGGATATCTGGCACGacctcttcctgctcccaTTCATGCAGAGTGCCGCACCGGCCCATGCCGCAcatgatctcgtcgaagaTCAGGAGTGCGCCGTGTTTCGAGCAGACGGCTTTCATGGCGGCGAAGTAGCCCGGTACAGCGGGGACGCAGCCCAGGGCCTGAATCCAATTAATTTGATTAGTGTTTTTCAGGAATATAATTGGCGCGGAGGGTGATAACGCACCGCGCCGACGACGGGCTCTGCGATGAACGCGCACACATTCTCAGGTCCCACGCGCTGAAACTCcgcgtccagctcggcggcTAGACGAGCGACGTATTGCGCGTCAGACTCGCCGTCTTGCTTGCCGCGGTATGCATAGCAGGGAGAGACATGCGATACGTTTTTGGACAAAAGAGGCTCGAAGGCCTGCCGGCGAAGGACATGGCCTCCGGCCGATAAAGCGCCCAGCGTGGTGCCGTGATAGGACGGCAGACGGGAGATGAACCGTGTCCGCTGCGGCTGGGGGGATGGCAGCTCGAGGAAATATTGGCGGGCTAGTTTGAGAGCCGCTTCCATGGCCTCGGAACCTGAATGGCATATTAGTGGATAGGGCCGTGAATAATATATTGAGGTGCGGGCTGACCTGAGCTGACGACGAAGAGCTTGGACAATTTCCCGCCCGTGGAGTCGACCAACAGCTGAGCGAGGTCTTCGGCTACTTGAGTGCCAAAGAAGGCCGAGTGACAGTACAATATCGTGTCGATTTGATTCTTCAtggcctgcttgatctgctcgTGGCCATGTCCCAGACACGCCACAGCCGCGCCGCCGGTCGAATCGAGAAATTTTGTCCcatcctcgaggaagagatagctgcccttgccgccaACAACCGATTTGGGGATGAAATGAGTGTCCCGGTGAAGGACGGCACTGGATCGTGTCATGGTAGATGTAGAAGGTGGAAATAAACAGCGTGACTCACTTGTTGGAATGTGCGGGGAGAGCGGGTTCGGCATGCCGGGGGGGTGATTAATCACACTGGCCTACATGGTGTACCTGCATTGGGTGTATGCAACTATGCGCGGAGGCAAGATATGGGTTGTAGTATAGCGGAAGACGGACTAGCACTTTCTCAGATCGATGAAGGACAACCATGTGGGCCCTCAATGAACATTGTGATAGTTGAACATGGTGTGATAATATTACATAGAACCCCCTGTATGAGGCGCAAGCTCACTAGCCTCGTTTCCTTGTCGAAACAAGACGGAGACGAGTGAGACTGAAATAGTGTATGACGTACCAGTAGAGAAAGAGCGAAGCGCCCAAAGGACTCCCTGATCCATTGAAACATGTGATGGTCCCCGATCGACTTGTTGACCTCGTTCTACGCCCAGCATGTCTGGTTTTTGGGACTAGACATGTGGAATCCTTTCATTCTTGCTCCCAGGCAGAGGATCGCCCACATCCTAGCCCGCCACTCTGCCCCTCCTCGGGAAACCCTGCGCTAAATGGAGACCTTTGTAAATAAACCCCACCAGGGCAAAACACCCCCCCTTCAATTGAAACTCACCACCAAAGTGCCGCGCCAACGATTGAGAAATGGGCTGACGTGGAGCAGGCGCCAAAGGATGTTTCATCATCCGTCCTCTGAAAGCTTGCCGTCCCGTAGATAGACGGAACGTGGAGGTTGCGTGATGTGGCACTCGCTAGCCCCTGAAGTGATTGGCTCCGTTTCGCACTACGTTGGATGCCCCTCCTATATAAACCCCTCTtcgccctcttctccccttcctcttcttcaccaccgaCCACTTTTCTCTACTTCAATCCAACTTTTCAAGCAACACATCTTTCAAAATGGGCTGGTTCAGTGGTGAGTTATACTCCGGTGCATGCCAAGCCGGGGCTTAGCGTCTTGGCTGACCGTTAGTGGCATAGACGATTCCGAGCAGGCCGACTACCACCAGCAATGGAACAACTCCGAGCCCCAGGAGCATGAGGCCAGCTTCGCCCATGAGCTGATTGCCGGGGCCGCCAGCTAcgaggctgccaaggccTACGAGGAGCACGAGGAGCGTGAGGGTAAGCGACACCATTCCGTCCATCCCGGCACAAAAGACATGAATGCTGATCGATGGGTGATCTGAACAGGCAAGCCGGAGAGCcacgagaaggccaaggagatcatggcTGGTTTCGCCGGTGCTTTCGTGGACCGTGAGGTCGAGACCCGGGGTCTGGACTTCATTGACcgcgagaaggccaagcgTCAGGCCCGCGAGCACATTGAGCGCGTG of the Penicillium psychrofluorescens genome assembly, chromosome: 1 genome contains:
- a CDS encoding uncharacterized protein (ID:PFLUO_001267-T1.cds;~source:funannotate), with product MTRSSAVLHRDTHFIPKSVVGGKGSYLFLEDGTKFLDSTGGAAVACLGHGHEQIKQAMKNQIDTILYCHSAFFGTQVAEDLAQLLVDSTGGKLSKLFVVSSGSEAMEAALKLARQYFLELPSPQPQRTRFISRLPSYHGTTLGALSAGGHVLRRQAFEPLLSKNVSHVSPCYAYRGKQDGESDAQYVARLAAELDAEFQRVGPENVCAFIAEPVVGAALGCVPAVPGYFAAMKAVCSKHGALLIFDEIMCGMGRCGTLHEWEQEEVVPDILAIGKGLGGGYAPVSGVLIADHVVQTIDKGTGAFRHGQTYQGHALSCATALAVQKTVQEEGLLQNVRDMGSYFEERLRSQLGGHPYVGDIRGKALFWGLEFVKDKDTKEPFDTETRLSFLIQEKGLRPEYAISLYGCAGTADGVRGDHVILSPPYNVSKEEIDTIVDVTARVLDAVFADLGMSKE
- a CDS encoding uncharacterized protein (ID:PFLUO_001268-T1.cds;~source:funannotate) — its product is MGWFSDDSEQADYHQQWNNSEPQEHEASFAHELIAGAASYEAAKAYEEHEEREGKPESHEKAKEIMAGFAGAFVDREVETRGLDFIDREKAKRQAREHIERVSAEDAGW